From the genome of Deltaproteobacteria bacterium:
CATCGCGATAGCCCGTCCCATCCTTGGCGACGTTACCCGCCGGCGCCTCCTCGACGCACCCGATCAGGTCGTCGAACGACGCCGAAGGGGCGGCGCCGCGACGGGCATAGTGGGCCTCAACGACCTCACGCACGTACGCCGCCAGCGAGACCCCCTGCTCCGCGGCGTCGCGGCCGAGTCGTCGATGCGTCTCGCTGGAAAGGTAGAGCTGGGTACGCTGCAGCTTCATGATGGTGACATCATGGCACCACGTCTTGAGTCGCCGCAAGTACGGGAGCGCCTCCCGCAATCGATCAACGCGGCAGGAGCTGCACTGCGACGATCTTCACGATCGTCGCGCACGGGAAGCTGATCGCGTAGCCGACGTCCGTGCGGTCCGTCGGCGCCAAGCGCGCCGCGGCCGCGAGGATCGCAGGATTGCCGGTGGCACCGGAACAGATGCCGAGCAGATCGTCGAATGGAATCCGCAGCAGGTAGCCGCCGCCGAGCACGACGAGCACGAGGGTGAGGACGACCGCGGCGCCGCCGAGCAAGATCGGTACCCCGTTCGACGCCACCGTCGCCGCGAACGGGGCGCCGGCGCCGAGCGCGACGACGCCGATGTAGATCGAGAGGTCGAGGTTCCGGAGCACGAGGTTCGCGACCACCGGCCCGCCGGCGACGCCGGGCGCGAAGCTGCCCCGCCCGGGAGCGGCAGCGGCACCATGCCGACGAGCAGACCGAGGGCCATCCCGACACCGATCGGGACGAACGACATCTCGGCGTTGCCCCGGACGCTGTCGCCGAAGAACCGCCCCACCTCCGCCTGCCGTCCGACGGGTACCGCCATCACCAGCTGGTCGCCGAACTCGAGCACGAGATCGGACGACGCGAGGAGTTGCGCGTCGCCACGGCGGACGTACGAGATCATGACGGGGAAGTCGGGGAGCACGATCGTCCCGAGCGCCTTGCCGACGAGGGCCGCGCGCGACACATACGCGCGGACGACGTCGTAGTCGGCGCGATCACGGCTGAGGAGCCCCGGCTGCTCCCTACGGTTTGCCGCGCGACGTCGACCCGCTCGAAGGCTGGATCGTCAGTGCATAGCGCGCCGCGCAGAGTCTCATCGGGTCTCGGGCAAGATGCGCGCATGCGCCGCGCCTTGCTCTTCACTGCACTCGTTGTCGCTGCGATGCTCGTGCCGGGTTTCTCGGTTGCAGCGCAGTCGATCGAAGGCATCGTCCGCTACGTGATCGACGGCGACACCGTCGTGCTGCAGCCCGACGCCGGCAAGCCGATCAAGCTGCGGCTGATCGGGCTCGATGCGCCGGAAATCGATCGCCGGCTGGTCAAGCTCACACTCGACGGCGACGACGTCGGCGCCTGGCTGGTGCTGCAAGGCCACGCCTGGAACGTTCGCTACCGCGGCCGAAGTGGTCCGTACACGCGTGAGGAGCGTGCCGCGCGCGCCGCCAGACGCGGCGTCTTCGCCACGCCCGATGCGATGCCGCCACGCAGCTTCCGGCGCCAGCACGGCAGTTGCTACCCGGTGCGCGCGCCCTGACCGCAGGCGCCGCCTGTGCGTCGCGTGCGCAGTGCAGCCGCTAGTCGTGCGTGATCGGCTTCTTCGTGAAGAGGAAGTCCTTCAACTCGCCGGAGAACTTCTTGTCGTTGCGGCGAATCCACTCGAGCACCATCGCGGCGTGTTCCTTCTCCTCGTCGCGGTTGTGTTCGAGGATCGCCTTCAGTTCCGGATCCTTGCAAGCGTCGGCGCGCTGGTTGTACCAGTCGACCGCCTCCAACTCCTCCATCAGCGAGACGATCGCGCGGTGCATGTCGCGCGTCTGATCGGAGAGTTCTTCGATTGGTTCGTGATAGCCCACGCTGGACATGCGGTTCTCCTCCTGGGTCGATGAACAAGGGTGCGCGTGTGCCAGCACCGCCGGCACACGCGGTCTGCGGGCGCCTGCCTACGGCATCGCGATCCCGATCGCGTCGGCGACGCCCTTGCCGTACGCCGGGTCGGCAGCCGTGCAGTTGCGGACGTGGCGTTGCTGGATCTCGAGCGGCGCGTCGCCGATCGCGCGCGCGGTGTTCTCGAACAGCGCCTTGCGTTGCTGCGCATTCATCAAGCGGAACAGTGCGCCGGGCTGCGAGAAGTAGTCGGCATCCTCGCGGTGGTTCCAGTGATCGGCCGCGCCCGAGAGCGCAAGCGGCGGCTCGCGAAAGTCCGGCTGCTCCTGCCACTCGCCGTAGCTGTTGGGCTCGTAGCCGAGCGTCGCGCCGTGATTCGCGTCGACCCGCATCGCGCCGTCGCGGTGGTAGCTGTGCACCGGGCAGCGCGCCGCGTTGACCGGAATCAGGTGGTGGTTCACGCCGAGCCGGTAGCGCTGCGCGTCGCCATACGAGAAGAGCCGCCCCTGCAGCATCTTGTCGGGCGAGAAGCCAATGCCGGGAACCACGTTCGCCGGGTTGAACGCCGACTGTTCGACCTCGGCGAAGAAGTTCTCCGGGTTGCGGTCGAGTTCCATTACGCCGACTTCGATCAGCGGGTAGTCCTTGTGCGGCCAGATCTTCGTCAGGTCGAACGGGTTGTACGGCGTCTTCGCTGCGTCGGCCTCGGGCATGACCTGGACCAGCAGCGTCCACTTCGGGTTCTCGCCGCGCTCGATCGCCTCGTACAGATCGCGCTGGTGGCTTTCGCGGTCCCGGCCGATTAGCGCTTCGGCGTCGGCGTCGCTCAGGTTCCTGATCCCCTGCTGGCACTTGAAGTGGAACTTGACCCAGTGGCGCTCGTTCTTCGCGTTGAGCAGGCTGAAGGTGTGGCTGCCGAAGCCGTGCATCGTGCGGTAGCTCGCCGGGATGCCGCGGTCGCTCATCACGATCGTGACCTGGTGCAGCGCCTCGGGCAGCGAGGTCCAGAAGTCCCAGTTGTTCTTCGCGCTGCGCAGGTTGGTGCGCGGGTCGCGCTTGACGGCGTGATTGAGGTCGGGGAACTTGAGCGGGTCGCGCAGGAAGAAGACCGGCGTGTTGTTGCCGACCAGGTCCCAGTTGCCCTCGCGGCAGCCTGGCAGCGACGTAGGTCTATGGACACATCACGCGGACGGTGCGGTGTGATCGAGGTCGTGAGCGCGCCACTGTCGGTGTCCGAGCTCGTGAGTGTGGCAGCGGCGCCCGGCGGGTAGCGCGCCGAGAGTACGACCCGCCTGGCATGGGCACGCCGCCGGGGACGCGGCGGCCAGACGACTCCGCGGCACCGATGGCTGGTGCTGGATGGTCGCGACGGAGATCATCGACGACTCCGCTGCTGCGGTGGTGGACCGCGGCACTCGCGGAGCAGTGGACGGCGTACCATCGCGCGCTGGTGACAGGTCGGACAGCGCGCCAAGTCGATGCCGGTCAGTTGGAGCAGGAGCGCGGCGAATGGACGCGGTTTGCGTGCTGCAGGGCCTGCCGCGGGAACGGGTTCGTTGTGCGCGGGGGAGTGCGGGTGGCGAGGAGGCGCCGGGTGTGCGCAAGACGCGTGCGGACGTGGACCGCGGCCCTCCACCACCCCCGCCGCCAGACGACTGGCGTTGTTCGGCGGCTTCGTCGGGACTACGGACCCGTCCGACTTCCCCAAGCCGTGCATCACCGGCGTACGGCCATCAGCCTTTCCGGTGCGGCCCGCCGCACCATCCGCGACAGGCAGCCTGGGGATCTCCCGGTTCTCGCGCAAGAAGGTTCCGCACGTGCCACGGGTCTTCGACCGCGCGGGGCCGCTCGAGGACTCGCGCTTGCGCCCTCGATGCATGTCGCCTTCCGCCTCGGATAACGGCGTCGGCGCTCCGGAGTGCCTGGTTTCGCGACTCCATACCGCGCCCGTGCGTGCCCCTGTCAACGCTTCACCGTCACCCTTGCAGGCACCGGCGCATGACTCGGGGTCGTCGTGGATCGCTACTCCTTCGACGTGAGGCTCTTTTATCCTCTCCTTCTTGCCGGTTTATCCCGGCGCACTATCCGTTCGGCGAACATCGCCGAACCACATGCCCGAGGTACACCGCTAGTCCGGGCAACCGGTCGCGGACATCGAGCCCCGCGCGATACCAGGCGAGCACGCGGTTGACGGCGAACGTGTGGCGGAGCGAGTGCAGACTCGCGCCGCGGCTGCCGGCGGGCTCGCGGAAGCCCAGACATCGGACCAACGCGACGAAGGTGCGGGCGACCACATGGTAGGTCAATGGGCCCGGGCGTTCCGACGGTTGTGTCGGGAACCGCCGCGCGCACAGAGAAAGGAACCCGCGCGCGACACTCAGACGCCGCGCTTGGCCCGCAGCGCCACAGTGCGCGGCCGTGGTGCGGTGTCTTCGGGTCTTCGTTTGGAAGACACGGATTGACAGACATATGCTTCCACGCGATTCTGCGTCTATGGGAACAAGAATTTCGACGGATCTTGCTGATCCACGACTTCTCAAGCTCCTCAAGGCGGAAGCGAACGAGCGGGACACGACCGTCAAGGACGTTCTTTCGCGGGCGCTGGAGGCGTACTTCGCGGAGCGGTTGGAGTCGAAAGCGCTCGCGAAGCTCGCCGAATCTTCCTTCGGCGAGTGGGACGATCCGCGGGACGCGGAGTACGACCGGCTGTGAAAGCCGGGGACGTCGCGCTCGTGCGGTTCCCGTTCGCGGACCTCGCGACGACCAAGAAGCGCCCGGCGCTGGTGCTGACGGTGACGACGCGCTCACCCCGCTACCGGCTCGCGACGCTGACAATGATCACGAGCCAGGTCGAGGCCCTGAAGCTCGAGGGCGACGTCATCTTGGAGGATTGGAAGGCCGCGGGTCTCTTGCATCCCAGCCTGCTGCGCGTCGCGAAGGTCGCGACCGTCGGCTCCGAGCTCGTCGACAAGACGATCGGCAAGCTGTCGGCACGAGATCTCGTCGCGGCACGGCAAGCCTTTCGCCGGGTGTTCTCGGACTGGATCCGCTGAGGCGATCAGCGACGGTACAGTCGGGGTTCTTACAGCCGCCCGAAGAAATCGTTTCCTTTGTCGTCGACCACGATGAACGCCGGGAAGTCCTCGACCTCGATCTTCCAGATCGCTTCCATGCCGAGCTCGGGGTACGCGAGGACCTCGACCTTGCGGATGTTGTCGCGCGCGAGGATGGCCGCCGGACCGCCGATCGAGCCGAGATAGAAGCCGCCGTGCTTCTTGCACGCCTCGGCGACGGCCGGCGAGCGGTTGCCCTTGGCGAGCGTCACGAAGCTCCCGCCGTGCTGCATGAACTGGTCGACGTACGCGTCCATGCGGCCCGCGGTCGTCGGGCCGAACGATCCGGACGGCATGCCGGGCGGCGTCTTCGCGGGACCCGCGTAGTAGATCGGGTGGTCCTTCACGTACTGCGGGAGGCCCTCGCCGCGCTCGATGCGGGCCCGGAGCTTCGCGTGCGCGAGATCGCGCGCGACGATCATCGGCCCCGTGAGCGCGAGCCGGGTCTTGATCGGGTACCGCGAAAGCGCCGCGCGGATCGCGCTCATCGGCTGCCGCAAATCGACCTTCACGACCCCGCCGGACAACTGCTTCTCGTCGATGTCGGGGAGGAAGTGGGAGGGGTTGGTCTCGAGCTGCTCGAGGAAGACACCGTCGGAAGTGATCTTCGCCTTGGCCTGGCGATCGGCGGAGCACGAGACGCCGATGCCGATCGGCAGGCTCGCGCCGTGGCGCGGCAGCCGGATCACCCGCACGTCGTGACAGAAATATGTCGGTAGTCGGGATTAGCGCTGTGGTTGACGTAACCGAGTCTTATCGGACCTTCCCCGCTGCCCCGAACTTCGTCCTTTACCTCACGACGGCTCGACTATCTCGACCATCAGCCGGACCACCGAACGGGGCGTGAAGAATTCGCCACCGCCCTGGCTCTCGCTCTTAGTCGAGATCGCATGCGATGTGCGAAGCGCGCGAAGGTGTCAGCTTGCCGGCAACGCGAGGAGCGCCTTACCGACCTTGCCACACTTGACGCGCTTCCCGAAGCCCGCGAGGACGCTCTGCGACCAGCTCATGATGTCGGCGACGCGATACGCGAAGGTCGGATCGAAGAGCTCGCCATGCGCGAGCACGAGCGGATACTGGTTCCTCCACGTTCCGATGGGCGTGTCCGCGTTCTGCGCGGTGAGATTCGGCTGATAGGCGAGGTCGCCGAGACTGGTCGTGCACGCGCCTTCGAATTGTGCAGCGTTAGTGTACGGGCTTTCCGGAACGTGCGTCGGCGCGCCGAAGAGCCAGTTTCCTCGGCCGAGCAAGAGAAACGATCCGGACGGTTGGCTGATGCCGGCCTTTTTGAGTAGCGAGCCGGCCGCCTTCGTCTCGTAGTCGACGTCCTGGAGCTTCAGCATGGCGTTGAGCAGCCGTGGGAACTCGGCACAGCGGGCGACCCCCTTGTTCAAGAAGCGTTCGAGCTTCAGTGTCGAACTGCAGAAGAAGGGAGTCGTCAGCAAACCGCCATAGACCGCCAGCGCCTCCGCATCGCTGGCGACGCCGTCGACCGGGCTGAAGCGCACGCGCGTGATGTCGCGGCCGGCGAACGCGCTCCAGATCGCATCGATCGCTTGCGACTCGTCGGCAATCTGCGAGTGAAACGGAATCGCGTTCGCGAGGACCGAGTGCAATTGTTGCTCTTTACCTTTGGGACGACCCAGCGACACGAACACCCGGTGCTCCGTGCGCCCCGCGAAGAAACTCGCGCTGTCGCTCGTGCCGAACTCGACCTCCAGCGTCCAGTCGATCCGCAGGAGGTCTTGCGTGGAGAAAGGCGGGAACGTGAACGGCGTCAAGAATTTCTGGAGCAAAGCGTGAGTCCCACCGAACTTCGAGAGCTTCGCGTCTTGCGCCTCGACGTGCACCTCGGCGCCTCCACCGAACTGGACGATGGCGCTGACCCGCGCGGCTCGGATGCCGTCAATCGGCGGCAGCTTGAACGTCGCTTCCTTGATCTCGAGGGTCGAGCCGACCTGCGTCACGAAGGGCCAGCTCTTTTCGGTCACGCCGTCGTAGTCGCAGTCGTTCCAATCGTAGACCGCGAGGCCCTGGCAGACCGAAAAGTCCTTCCGCTCCTGCGTCACACCGGGGCACGCCGGGCTCTCAGGGTCGCGACCGCAGTCACGGATGACCGGTCGAGCGTCGCCGCCGAACTGAACCGCGTCGACGAGTCGCAAGGGTGACGGCTCGACCTCGTAACTCCCCGACACGACGGTTCCGGGGCGATCGGCGCACCCGTTGACGCCCTCGCCTTCGGTCTCGACCACGAACGTGATCGAGATCGGCGGATCGCCCTGGTAGAGCGACCCGATGTGACCGACCTGCCCGACCACCGTGCCGTCGGGATATGCGGGCGAGCCCATGAAGCCGCTGTCCACTCCCTGCACGTCGTTCAGGTGTACGACATCGCCGACATGGAGCCCGGTGATCACTTCTTGACCCGGCCCTTCGCAGAGACCCGTCGCGCTGACGCCGTCGGGAGCGATGTGAATGCTGCCAGTTGCGGCCCGGGCCGGCCCGATCGGCATTGGCAGTGCTG
Proteins encoded in this window:
- a CDS encoding N-6 DNA methylase, encoding MSTKSESQGGGEFFTPRSVVRLMVEIVEPS
- a CDS encoding ferritin; the encoded protein is MSSVGYHEPIEELSDQTRDMHRAIVSLMEELEAVDWYNQRADACKDPELKAILEHNRDEEKEHAAMVLEWIRRNDKKFSGELKDFLFTKKPITHD
- a CDS encoding type II toxin-antitoxin system PemK/MazF family toxin, whose product is MKAGDVALVRFPFADLATTKKRPALVLTVTTRSPRYRLATLTMITSQVEALKLEGDVILEDWKAAGLLHPSLLRVAKVATVGSELVDKTIGKLSARDLVAARQAFRRVFSDWIR
- a CDS encoding thermonuclease family protein — protein: MRRALLFTALVVAAMLVPGFSVAAQSIEGIVRYVIDGDTVVLQPDAGKPIKLRLIGLDAPEIDRRLVKLTLDGDDVGAWLVLQGHAWNVRYRGRSGPYTREERAARAARRGVFATPDAMPPRSFRRQHGSCYPVRAP
- a CDS encoding fumarate hydratase C-terminal domain-containing protein, producing MRVIRLPRHGASLPIGIGVSCSADRQAKAKITSDGVFLEQLETNPSHFLPDIDEKQLSGGVVKVDLRQPMSAIRAALSRYPIKTRLALTGPMIVARDLAHAKLRARIERGEGLPQYVKDHPIYYAGPAKTPPGMPSGSFGPTTAGRMDAYVDQFMQHGGSFVTLAKGNRSPAVAEACKKHGGFYLGSIGGPAAILARDNIRKVEVLAYPELGMEAIWKIEVEDFPAFIVVDDKGNDFFGRL